A stretch of Miscanthus floridulus cultivar M001 chromosome 13, ASM1932011v1, whole genome shotgun sequence DNA encodes these proteins:
- the LOC136499513 gene encoding uncharacterized protein: protein MEANIHEFISGLPEGYVTVVGDKGSQLSGGQKQRIAIARTILKRLAILLLDEATSALDGESERVVMSSLGAKVWKDKDEQTSMITTITVAHRLSTVINADTIVVMEKERLLNLVITKR, encoded by the coding sequence ATGGAGGCAAACATTCACGAATTCATTAGTGGTCTACCAGAAGGGTATGTCACTGTTGTTGGAGACAAAGGGAGCCAGCTTTCAGGAGGGCAGAAACAGAGGATTGCTATTGCAAGAACAATACTAAAGAGGCTTGCCATTCTGCTTCTTGATGAGGCAACCAGCGCACTTGATGGTGAATCTGAGAGGGTGGTTATGAGCTCTTTAGGGGCCAAAGTGTGGAAGGACAAAGATGAGCAAACCAGTATGATTACAACTATCACAGTTGCACACAGATTGTCCACGGTCATAAATGCAGATACGATAGTTGTGATGGAAAAGGAAAGGTTGTTGAACTTGGTAATCACCAAGCGTTGA